Sequence from the Granulicella sp. L56 genome:
CTCGCCTACATCCGCCGCTACGATCGCAATGACGGCACACCACCAGAAATTGTCCTTTGCGTGGCCAACCTCTCCCGCTTCGCCCAGCCGGTCTCGCTCGACCTCTCGCAATTCGCCAATATGGTCCCAGTAGAGATGCTGGGCTACGTGCCTTTCCCCACCATTACCGCGCAACCTTACGCGCTCACACTCTCGCCCTACTCGTTCCTCTGGCTCGAGCTGCAGGCCGCCGCCGAAGCGCCGGAACCCATCGCTATCCAAGAGGGCGAGCGCACGCTGGAGCTTCTCAGCCCAACTCTCGATGGCCTGCTCACCGGCACCGGGCTCGAACTCCTCCAGCAGATCCTCCCTACCTATCTGCCGCATCAGCGCTGGTTCGGAGCCAAGTCCCGCACCATCAAAACCGTCTGCGTTCTCGATTGGGTCCAGCTACCCAACATCAACGCGGCCCTCGTCTTCCTTGAGCTCACGTACGAGAATGCAGCCGAAGGCGAAGCGAAAGATATCTACCAACTTCCTCTTACCATCTCCACTGGCGAAGAGGTCGAAAACATTCGCATCGCCAACCCCGGCAGCGTTATCGCTACCCTCACCACTCCGACTGGTCCCGCAATTCTGCACGATGCCGTAGCCCGCGAAGATCTTCGCCAGTCGCTGTTTAGCCTGATCGAAAGCAGCAACGAGATCCCTGCCCAACACGGCGTTCTTCAGAGTCAGAAGAGCACCGCTTTCTCTGAAGCTCGCGGTATCGGCCCCCTACCCGCACGTACTGGCTCCGCAGAGCAATCGAATACTTCCATCCTCTACGACGCCAAACTCATCATGAAGCTCTTCCGTCGCCTCCAGCCCGGCGAAAACCCCGACACCGAGATCGGTCGCTTCCTCACCGAGACCGCACACTTTCCCCGCATCGCGCCCTTCCTCGGCGATATTCGCCTCACCGCGGAGAACTCCGAGCCCATCACCGTCGCCATGCTGCAAGGTCTCGTCGAAAACGAGGGCGACGGCTGGCAGTGGACGCTCGACGAGCTCTCCCGCTACTACGAGAGCGCCGCTACCACTCCCCCGCCCCACGATACCGGCAAGCAGCCCGCCTTCCTCAATCCTCCGGAGAGGGAAGCAGAGACCGAAGCGCACAAAATTGCTCATGAACACGCTGGCCTCTATCTCGACGCCGCTGCCTTGCTCGGCCGCCGCACCGCCGAGATGCACCTCGCTCTCGCCACCCCGACCGAAGACGCCGCATTCTCCCCCGAGCCATTCTCGCCCTCTGACCTCGAAGCGGACGCCACCCGCATCGACGCTCAGATCGTCCGCACTCTCGATGCCCTCAAGCGCGGCATGTCGCAACTCACCGACGACGCCACCGTCGACAGTGCGGCGCTCCTCCTCAGCCGCCGCATCGACCTATTCGCCCGCGCCAACATTATCACTTCGTCAGCTCCCGGAAGCTCCGGCCAGCGCATTCGCATTCATGGCGACTACCATCTCGGCCAAGTCCTTCGCTCGCGCGGTGACTATGTCATCCTCGACTTCGAAGGTGAGCCCGCCCGCCCACTCAGCGAGCGCCGCGCCAAGCAGTCGCCCCTCAAAGATGTCGCAGGAATGCTCCGCTCCTTCAGCTACGCCGCTTACGCCGGGCTCAGCGCCTTCACCCAACGCCGTCCGCCCAACAACGAAGCCGACGCCCGCAACCTCGAAGCCTGGGCGCGACTCTGGCAGAATACGGTCTCGACAGAATTTCTCCACGCCTACCGCCAGGCCATCAGCGCGAGCCCAAACCTCATTCCCAAACCCCCGCAGGCACACATTCTGCTCAACGCATATCTTCTTGAAAAAGCACTCTATGAGTTGCTCTATGAGCTCAATAACCGGCCCGCATGGGTGCGCATCCCACTCACAGGCATCCTCGCCCTTCCTCGCGAAGGGAACATTCCGTAACCTGACGATCCACGTAGCCTGAAGTGGCTTGAAGTATCCTCGAAGTGTCCGGAACGTATCTAAGAGAGTATTCGGTAAAACCTAAAACACACGATGGCCTCCACCCCCACACACATCGACGCCGCAGCGCAGCAGACCGCCGCCATTTCCTCAGGCAGCCTCTTCGTCAGTCTTCCCCCGTTGCCCAACGGGTCGTTCGAGACGATGCTGGCGACCCTCGCCGCAGCCTTTCCTACGCAAACCGTACTCGTGGCCATTCCTTCAGCCACACCGAATGGCACACCGCACGCAACACCAGACAACATTCATCTTGTCCCTTACACGCCAGCGGCAACTTCGACCACCAACTGGGTGCTCACCG
This genomic interval carries:
- the treS gene encoding maltose alpha-D-glucosyltransferase — encoded protein: MKKSGSASDPLWYKDAIIYELHVRAFADSNNDGIGDFGGLLSRLDYLQDLGVTCIWLLPFFPSPLRDDGYDIANYVDVNPSYGTIDDFKQFLDAAHQRGMQVMIELVINHTSDQHPWFQAARLAPKGSPEREMYVWSDTDRLFEGVRIIFTDTEKSNWTWDEVAQQYYWHRFFSHQPDLNFDHPRVMEEVLTAMRFWLDLGVDALRLDAIPYLVERDGTSCENVPETHVKIKEIRAVIDAEYGNRTILAEANMWPADVRPYFGDGDECHMAFHFPLMPRIYMALRQEDRLPITDIMAQTPAIPDNCQWGLFLRNHDELTLEMVTNDERDYMYLAYSADPRMRINVGIRRRLAPLLDNNRHRIELLNSLLFSFPGTPILYYGDEIGMGDNIYLGDRNGVRTPMQWTSDRNAGFSRAVPARLYAPVIMDPIWGYQAVNVETQLSDQSSLLHWMRNMIALRKLFQVFGRGTLEFLNPENRKVLAYIRRYDRNDGTPPEIVLCVANLSRFAQPVSLDLSQFANMVPVEMLGYVPFPTITAQPYALTLSPYSFLWLELQAAAEAPEPIAIQEGERTLELLSPTLDGLLTGTGLELLQQILPTYLPHQRWFGAKSRTIKTVCVLDWVQLPNINAALVFLELTYENAAEGEAKDIYQLPLTISTGEEVENIRIANPGSVIATLTTPTGPAILHDAVAREDLRQSLFSLIESSNEIPAQHGVLQSQKSTAFSEARGIGPLPARTGSAEQSNTSILYDAKLIMKLFRRLQPGENPDTEIGRFLTETAHFPRIAPFLGDIRLTAENSEPITVAMLQGLVENEGDGWQWTLDELSRYYESAATTPPPHDTGKQPAFLNPPEREAETEAHKIAHEHAGLYLDAAALLGRRTAEMHLALATPTEDAAFSPEPFSPSDLEADATRIDAQIVRTLDALKRGMSQLTDDATVDSAALLLSRRIDLFARANIITSSAPGSSGQRIRIHGDYHLGQVLRSRGDYVILDFEGEPARPLSERRAKQSPLKDVAGMLRSFSYAAYAGLSAFTQRRPPNNEADARNLEAWARLWQNTVSTEFLHAYRQAISASPNLIPKPPQAHILLNAYLLEKALYELLYELNNRPAWVRIPLTGILALPREGNIP